The genomic DNA GCATGGTCGGACGCCAGGTTCTCTTGAACAAACTGGCCGACGCATTGTTTACCTTGGCCGTGTGCGATTACGCGCATCGCGCCGAAGATCGCCGTGGACTGTTCGCCGCCCTGGGCGATACGCGCATCTGCCGAGTGCTGCAGGCGGTGCATGAAAACCCCGGACATGCCTGGACGATGCAGAACATGGCATCGCTGGCCTGCATGTCGCGCTCGGCTTTCGCCGAACGTTTCACCCAGCTGATGAAGGTGCCTCCGATGCAGTACGTCACGCAGTGGCGCGTGACGATAGCCGAACAGATGCTGCGGGACAGACAGATGTCGGTGGCCGCCATCGCCCAGCAACTGGGATACAGCAGCGAGGCGGCTTTCCGCCGCCTCTTCAAGCGGGTCAGTGGCGTCAGCCCGGGCCGCATCCGATCCGAGAGCGACGAGGCACCTGCCGAGCCCGCTGATGTACCGGTCATACCCAACGTGTTGATCAACTGACCTCCCATCACGGAGCCCAGGCTTTGCGTCACTTTCTCTGCGTTGCGTCGATGTGCCTTGCGCTATCGTGCACTACGGCGCTTGCGGCACCCGTCGCATGTGCCGTAAAGGTCGGCTGGCAAGTACTGGGCAGCGGCGGGCCGGAGCTCAATGGGCGCGCACAGAGCGGCCATGTGCTATGGATCGACGGCAAGGCCCGCGCCGTGTTCGATGCAGGCAGCGGCACCGCGGTGAATTTCGGCAAGGCGCATGCACGCATCGAGGATCTCGATGTCATCGCGCTGACTCATCTGCATACCGATCACAGCGCCGACCTTCCCGCCTATATCAAGGCGTCGTTCTTCGGTGAACGCGACCGCGCGCTGCCCATTCTGGGACCGGCCGCAGGCCATGGCTTTCCTTCCGTAGAAACCTTTCTGCAAGCACTGTTCGCCGACGAACGCGCCGCTTACCCATACCTGGGTGGATTCATGCGCGATGGTGAGGCGAGTTACCGGATCAAACCCGAGACCTTGTCGCCGCGCGATGGCGACATCGCCGTCGTATTCAAGAACGAGCGCATGACGATACGCGCCACGCCGGTAAAGCACGGGCCAGTACCCGCGTTGGCTTACCGGGTGGATGTCGACGGCCATGCGGTGGTGTATCTGGGCGATACCGATGCGCGTGCGCCAGCCTTGGTAAAGCTGGCCGAGCATGCGGATCTGATGGTGGCGAACATGGCGATTCCCGAAGGCGGCGACGATCCGGTAGCCAACGCGCTGCATGCACCGCCGTCGCGCATTGCAGCGTTGGCCAAGCAGGCGGGTGTGCGTCGACTCCTGTTGTCGCACT from Dyella sp. GSA-30 includes the following:
- a CDS encoding MBL fold metallo-hydrolase — translated: MRHFLCVASMCLALSCTTALAAPVACAVKVGWQVLGSGGPELNGRAQSGHVLWIDGKARAVFDAGSGTAVNFGKAHARIEDLDVIALTHLHTDHSADLPAYIKASFFGERDRALPILGPAAGHGFPSVETFLQALFADERAAYPYLGGFMRDGEASYRIKPETLSPRDGDIAVVFKNERMTIRATPVKHGPVPALAYRVDVDGHAVVYLGDTDARAPALVKLAEHADLMVANMAIPEGGDDPVANALHAPPSRIAALAKQAGVRRLLLSHWMVRSEQAMPAIRRTIASIFSGEVLVGYDGECVSLDASKGHDFSRDHSAIAPQPGASNASRSP
- a CDS encoding AraC family transcriptional regulator, which produces MLRVDVIAELHRCGTWYEDEPRYHCGLFHLVGAGQCKVESRSLEEAMTLDAGDLVVLPHGDAHSLRVDGRADLRADDVTSLICGELHFSGNSNHPLNHALPSCFVVRSKEAGHTFRQLSEMMVHVVNSGMVGRQVLLNKLADALFTLAVCDYAHRAEDRRGLFAALGDTRICRVLQAVHENPGHAWTMQNMASLACMSRSAFAERFTQLMKVPPMQYVTQWRVTIAEQMLRDRQMSVAAIAQQLGYSSEAAFRRLFKRVSGVSPGRIRSESDEAPAEPADVPVIPNVLIN